The region CTCGATCCATCGCGGCTACGAAAGCATGATCCGCCACGCCAACGCCTCCGATGCCAGCTATCTGCGGGGCCATCTGCAAGAAGCGCGCTGGCTGCTCAAGAGCCTGGAAGCGCGCGGCGACACCCTGCTCAAGGTGGCGCGCTGCCTGCTCAAGCAACAGGCCGGCTTCCTCGAATTCGGCGACAGCGCGCTGCGCCCGCTGACCCTGCGCGAGGTCGCCACCGAAGTCGGCCTGCACGAATCCACGGTCTCGCGCGCGATCGCCCGCAAGTACGCGCGCACCCCGCGCGGGACCATGCCGCTGCGCGCTTTCTTCGCCTCCGGCATCGACACCGGCTCCGGCGGCGAGGCCTCCAGCACCGCGATCCAGGCCATGATCCGGCGCCTGATCGAAGCCGAGAACCCGCGCAAACCCTTGTCCGATGCGCGCCTGGCCGAAACCCTCAAGGCCACCGGCGTGCCGGTCGCACGCCGCACCGTGGCTAAGTACCGCGAGGCCATGAGCATCCCCTCGTCGCAAGAACGCGTGCGCATGGGCTGAGCCCGCCAAATTCCGCAAAATCGCCGGAATTCGGCTTTAATTCCCCAGCGAATCAGCGACTTAAGCCTGGCATACGACCAATGTTGCGGTCTTGCCACTTGCACCTGGAACTGAGCGTGAGATGCTGGAATCCCTGGCCCCGGCCAGGGCGTCAATCAGGCTCCGAAGCCCGCCGACGAGCGACGGCCCGGAGCCCAGTCTGCATTCTCCCGCGACGTGAAGGAGGTCTCCGATGCGTATCGAAACCCACGGCCAGCAACTGGAAGTCACTGCAGCCCTGCGTGACTATGTGGAAACCAAGCTGGCCCGTCTGCAGCGCCATTTCGACCAACCCTTCGACGTGCGTACCCAGCTCAGTCTCGACAAGCCCGACCATCGCGCCGAGGCCACCGTTCTCATCGCCGGCCGCACCCTGCACTGCGATGCCGCCGCCATCGACATGTACGCCGCCATCGATCTGCTCGCCGACAAGCTCGACCGCCTGCTGATGAAGCACAAGAGCAAGCAAGTCGACCATCACCGTGGCGAAAGCCTCGCACGCAATGGCGAATTCGTAGGCTGAACCCGGCCCCCGGGACCCGGTCATCGATCCAGACACGCTGTCATGCCGCTTTATGAATTATTGAGTGCGGAACGGGTCGCGATCGTGGTCGAACCCGGCGATCGCAACACCGTGCTCGATGTCGCCGCACGCATGCTCTGCGACGGCAATGCCTCCACCGCGTTCGCCCTGCGCGCAAGCCTGGGCGAACGCGAACGCCTCGCCAGCACCGCCATCGGCCACGGCGTCGCCATTCCGCACGCGCGCACGCCCTTGTTCGAAAACAGCCGCGGCGCCTTTCTAAGATTGGCCCAACCCATCGATTTCGGTGCCATCGACGGGCACCCGGTCGACCTGGTCCTGGCCATGGCCATTCCCGAGCACCACGTCCAGCAACATCTGCAGTTGCTGGCCGAGCTGGCCGAACGCTTCGCCGATAACGGCTTTCTCGATCGATTGCGCACGGCGCCGAACGTCGCCGAGCTGAGCTATCGCCTGCTCGACCACGTGCGCCGCAGCGCGGCCTGAGCGTACTGATCTGAGCCGTACTGATCCGGGCCCCGCTCGTTCCCCGAGCCGCTGAGCCGCCCCATCGGCTCGCCCGCCCTGCCTGCCTCACATCGCGCCGCGGATGCGATCGGCCCCGCGCCGATGCGGACACTGCCGTCGCTTTGCTCGTAAACTTCCGCCCATGAGCAAGAGCATCCGTGCAGGCGAACTGTTCGAACAGCAACGCGAGCGCCTCGCCCTGCGCTGGGTGGCCGGCCAACGCGGCGACGGCCGCCTGGTCGAGGCGGTCAATACGGTCGCGCGGCGCCCGTCCCTGGCCGGCTATCTCAATGCGATCTATCCGAACAAGGTGCAGATCCTCGGCACCGAAGAGCTGACCTGGCTCGACGGTCTGGACTCGCGGCTGCGCTGGGAAACGATCGAGAAGATCATCCAGTTCCGGCCCCTGGCCCTGGTCATCAGCAAGGACCAGCCCTGCCCCGAGGACCTGCGCATCGCCGCGGAGGAAACCGACACCCCGTTGTGGGTCTCGCCGCGCCGCGGTCACGAGCTGCTCAATCACCTGCAATACCATCTGGCGCGCGCGCTGGCGCCGCAGATCACCCTGCACGGGGTGTTCATGGAGATCTATTCGATCGGTGTGTTGATCACCGGCGAATCCGGATCGGGCAAGAGCGAACTGGCGCTGGAACTGGTGACGCGCGGCCACCGCCTGGTCGCCGACGACGCGCCGGAATTCACCCAGATCGCGCCCGACGTGCTCGACGGCACCTGCCCCGACATGCTCCAGGACCTGCTCGAAGTGCGCGGCCTGGGCGTGCTCAACATCCGCCAGATGTTCGGCGACACCGCAGTCAAGAACAACAAATACCTGCGCCTGATCGTGCACCTGACCAAGCCGATGAGCGAACCGCTGCCGGCCGGCATGGAGCGCCTGACCGGCGACACCGGCATCCGCCGCGTACTCGACCTCGACGTGCCGATGATCACCCTGCCGGTCATGCCCGGCCGCAACCTCGCCGTGCTCACCGAAGCGGCGACGCGGCTGCACAGCCTGCGCATGAAAGGCCTCGACCCGGCCGCGGCCTTCATCGCCCGGCACAGCAACTTCCTGGAGCGCGGCGAATCGTGAGCAACTCCCCCTTCGACACCGCCTCGGCCGCCGAGAGCAACGCCTTCACCCTGGTCATCGTCAGCGGCATGTCCGGCTCGGGCAAGTCGGTGGCGCTGAACACCTTCGAAGACCTGGGTTTCTACTGCGTCGACAACCTGCCGGCGGAACTGCTACCGCAGTTCGTGCAGAACGTGATCAAGGCCGAGGAAGGCATGCCGACCAAGCTCGCGGTCGGCATCGACGTGCGCAATCGCCATAGCGACCTGGCCAATATTCCCGAATGGCTGTCGGCGGTGGGCGCGCTCGGCGCCGATCCCAGGCTGGTGTTCTTCGAGTCCAGCGACGGCGTGCTGCTCAAGCGTTATGCCGACACCCGCCGCCGCCATCCGCTGAGCCAGTTCGGCCTGGCCCTGGCCGATGCGATCTCGCTCGAGCGCCAAGTGCTCAAGCCGCTGCGCCAGATCGCCGATGCGATCGTCGACACCAGCGAGCTCAACGTCCATCAGTTGCGTCGCCACGTCATCACCGAATTCGCGATGGGCGGCGACGCCGGCATGTCGCTGTTGTTCGAGTCGTTCGCCTATCGCCGCGGCGTGCCGGCCGACGCCGATTTCGTGTTCGATGCGCGCGGCCTGCCGAACCCGCACTGGAACCCGGCGCTGCGGCCCTTGTCGGGCCGCGACGGCGGCGTGCGCGATTATCTGGAGGCGCAGGCCGACGTGAACCTTTACGTCGAGCAGATCAGCCAGTTCCTCGACACCTGGCTGCCGCGCCTGCAGGCCGACAGCACGCGCAGCTACGCGACCATCGCCTTCGGCTGCACCGGCGGGCGCCATCGCTCGGTGTACCTGGCCGAACGCATGGCCGAACACGCCCGCACCCGCGGCTGGAACGAAGTCGCCGTGCACCATCGCGAGCTCGACTGAGCCCCGCTGCGCGGCTCATCCAGCCCTCGAACGCAGCCCTCCCTGAGCGCATTAACGAAGCCCTTTCAGCTCTCCCTTTGCAAAGAGGGGCTAGGAAGGGATTTGCTCTTAGGCACCATCCAGGCGTACGCGCAGAGCAAATCCCCCGCGCCCGCCGTCTTCGATCGGCTTCGTACCACGCGGGGCGCCGCCCCGTTTGCAAAGGGGACGGACTGTCGTGTTGGAGCGCCCGCGAAGCCCAGCCGCGCGCAACGCCCTTCGCGGCGATATGAACGCGCTCTGAGCCTCGCCCTGGACCGGCTTGGCGTCCTTACAAAATTTTCCCATTGCCGTGTCGCGACGCTTGCAAGCCTCGCCTTAGTTTCGTGGTGTGCCAGGGCCTGATCGCTCCGGTGCGTCTCCATCCCCACGGAGCAACGACATGAAAGCCATGATCCGCCGCCTCGCGCCGATGCTGCTTGCGGTCGGTGCATTCGCCTTGCTGCCGGCCACGATGGCGCAGGCGCAGTCCGCACCGCCGGGCGATGCGATGCAACGCACCGAGCCGCCGGTCAACGACCAGCGCGGCCAAGCGCCTACCCCGCCGCCGGCCGACACCACGGTACCGGCGAGCTTCGTCGACCTCGACCGCAACGGCGACAACAAGATCAGCCGCGACGAAGCCGCGCTCGATGCGCGCCTCGCCGCCAATTTCGCCATGCACGATCACGACGGCGACGGCGCCTTGTCGCTGGCCGAATACCAGGCCGGCGATGGCAAGCGCGGCGGCGACAAGTGACGCCACCGCGCCCGCTGCCGATCGCGCCCACTCCTGACCGCCAAGGATCGTCATGAATATTTTCACCACTCGCGCGCGCGCTCATCCGCGTGCCCTGGCCGTAGCCTTGAGCGCCCTGTTCGCCGCCGGCGTGTTGAGCGGTTGCAACAAGCCCGACCCGGCTCCGATGGAATCGAGCGGGCCGGCCCCGGCCACCACCGACCCGGGGCCGGCACCGCCCGCGAACGACCCGGCACCGGCAACCGCCACGCCGCCCGGGGACATCCCGCCGGCGAACCTGCCGCCGCCGACCGATACCCCCAGCGACACCCCGCCGGTGCAGAACCCGCAGCCGACGCCGACCGACCCGACCGGGCCGCCACCGCCGGCCGAGGACCGAGCGCCGTCGATGCAGTGACGCGGCACCATCCGCAGCGCAGCGGGCCATCACAGCACGACCCGCCTGCGCTGTGATCCCGATCGGCCGCGGCGCCGGTCGGTCACGCTTCCATCGCGCCGGGGCACCCCGCTCGCGGCACTGCACGCCCCGCACTCGCCCCGGCGGACTCGAAGAATCAAACAGTTGCCCGCCGCATTCCGGCCCTCGACCCGGAGCGTCCGTCGCCATGCCTGCGGACCGCCGCATTCGGCGCTTCCGGCTTGTCACTCCGCTCTGTTAAGTTGGAGGCATGTCCGTCGGCGTCCTTCTCATCACCCATTCCGGTATCGGCAGCGCACTCGTCGCGGTCGCCAACCGCCTGCTCAACCCCTTGCCGCTGCGCACCGAAGCGCTGGAGGTCCCGTTCGACGCCGATCCCGACGCTCTGCTGCCGCTCGCGAGCGCGGCGCTGCGCCGCGTCGACGACGGCGACGGCGTGCTGGTGTTGACCGACCTCTACGGCGCCTCGCCGAGCAACCTCGCTGCGCGCGTGTCGCGGCTGGGCACGCCGGTGCGGCGCGTGTCGGCCTTGAACCTGCCGATGCTGCTGCGGGTGATGAATTATTCGGAGCTGGAACTGGACCAACTGCCGGCGATCGCCGCCGCCGGCGCCCGCAACGGTGTAATCCTGGATGACGCCTGACCGCATGACGCGACTCGCAACGACGCGTAAGACCATTGCCTGAGGACCCCGACATGATCGAACGCGACCTGACTGTTTCCAACCGACTCGGCCTGCACGCCCGCGCCACCGCCAAACTGGTGCAGGTGCTGTCGGCCTTCCGCAGCAACGCCACGCTTACCGCCAAGGGCCGCGAGGTCAACGCCAAGAGCATCATGGGCGTGATGCTGCTCGCCGCCGGACAAGGCACCCACGTCAAACTGCGCGTCGAGGGCGAGGACGAAAGCAACGCCGCCGACGCGGTGATCGCCCTGTTCGACCGTCGTTTCGACGAAGACAGCTGAGCCGGAGGCGCACATGAGGCAGGAATTCCAGGGTCATGGGGCATCGCGCGGCAGCGCGCTCGGCCGCGCCCGCGTCCGCCTGCCGCATGCGCTGGAAGTCGCCGAGGAACGCATCGGCCACGACCAGGTCGAAGCCGAGCTGGCCCGCCTGCACGTCGCCATCGACACCGTCCGCAACGAAATGCATACCCTGCGCGACCGCCTGCACGGCGCGCTCGCGCACGAGGTCGGCGAGTTCCTCGACCTGCACACCCTGCTGCTCGACGACCCGGAACTGCTGCACGGCCTCGACGAACTGATCCGCAGCGGCCACTACGCCGCCGACTACGCCCTGCGCCTGCAACGCGACCGCATCGCCTCGGTGTTCGAGGCCATGGACGACGCCTACTTCCGCAGCCGCGTCGACGACATCGACCAGGTGATCGGGCGCATCCATGCGGCCCTGCACCGGCGCGATCACGATACCTCCGGGGTGGCCGGCGAGATTTTGGTCACCGACAACGTCGCCCCGGCCGAACTGGCGCAACTGCAGGCCCAGGGGGTGATGGCGATCGTCACCGCCGCCGGCAGCACCTTGTCGCACAGCGCCATCCTCGCCCGCAGCCTGCACCTGCCGCTGGTGGTCGGCACCGCCCAGGCGCTGCTGAAGATCAACGACGGCGACGCCCTGGTCGTCGACGGCGCCACCGGCACGGTGATCCTCGAACCCAATGCCGAGGACCTGCGCAGCCACCGCACCCGCACCCGCGAACTCGCCCGCGAACGCAAGCAACTGCACCGCCTGCGCCGCGAGCCGACCCGCACCCTCGACGGCGTCGACATCAAGCTCTACGCCAACGCCGAGTCGCGCGAGGACGTGGCCGAGGCGCATTCGCTCGGCGCCGCCGGCGTCGGCCTGTACCGCACCGAATTCCTGTTCCTGCAGCGCAACGAACTGCCCGACGAAGACGAACAGTTCCGCGTCTATCGCGACGTCGTCCTCGGCATGACCGGCCGCATGGTCACCATCCGCACTCTCGACCTCGGCGCCGACAAGGCCGACAAGACCGGCCTGGCCCTGCGCGACGAGCCCAATCCGGCGCTCGGCGTGCGCGGCGTGCGCCTGTCGCTGGCCCGCGACGGCCTGCTCGAAACCCAGTTGCGCGCGATCCTGCGCGCCTCCGGCTACGGCCCGGTGCGGATCCTGGTGCCGATGGTCAGCTCGGCCGAAGAGATGCGCCGTGTGCGCGAGCTGTTGAACCGCGTCGCCGCCGACCTGCGCCGGCAGGGCCAGGAGATCGCCGACGACGTGCCGCTCGGCGCCATGATCGAAGTGCCGGCCGCAGCCATCGCGCTGCCCGGCTACATCAACACCATCGACTTCCTTTCGATCGGCACCAACGACCTGGTCCAGTATCTGCTCGCGGTCGATCGCAACAACGAAGCGCTGAGCGAGCTCTACACACCGCTGCATCCGGCTGTGCTGCGGGTGATCCGCGACGTGATCCGCCTGGCTCAGGCGCGCGGCAAGCCGGTGGCGGTGTGCGGCGAAATGGCCGGCGACGCCAACTTCGCGCCCCTGCTGCTGGCCCTGGGGCTGGAGGAATTCAGCCTGCATCCGGCGACCTTGCTGGAATTGCGCCGCGCGATCCGCTCGCTCGACCTGAGCGTGCTGCGCAAACGCGCACCGGCGCTGCTGCGGGCGCGCGACCGCGCCGGCATCGAGGCCTGGCTGCGCGGCTGATACGCGGTTGATGCGCGGCCGCGGTCTGCGCGGCCTTGAGCCAGCGCCGCTTCGCCGCCGCGTCGTTCATCTCCAGGCGCCGCAATCACGCCTTGTTCCGACGCAAGGTTGAAAGCTGGGCTTTGTAAGCTGCAGGGGCGATAATCGCCGCATGAACATCTGACCCTCGCCGGCTTCGTGGCCGCGTCCGTCACCCGCCAGGAAGTACCGTATGGCCGAAGCCGTCCGCCACGACAAAACCGCACGTCAGCTGCGCCTGCTCTCCGACGCGCTCGACAGCGGTCGTCTGGGGCCGGTGCGGCGCCTGGTCAACACCCTCTCCCCGGCCGAGATCGGCAACCTGCTCGAATCGCTGCCCCCGGGCAAGCGCGTGGTGGTGTGGGGATTGGTCGACCCGGAAGACGACGGCGAGGTGCTGGTCCACGTCGGCGAGGAAGTGCGCGAAAGCCTGCTCGCGGACATGGACACCGACGAGATCGTCGCCGCGGTCGAAGACCTCGACATCGACGACTTGGCCGACCTGGTCGAAGACCTGCCCGACACGGTCATCGACGAAGTGCTCAAGTCGATGGACCGCGAGAACCGCGAGCGGCTCGAACAGGTCCTGTCGTATCCGGAAGACACCGCCGGCCGCCTGATGAACCCGGACGTGGTGACGGTGCGCGCCGACACCACCATCGACGTGGTGCTGCGCTACCTGCGCCTGCGCGGCGAACTGCCCGAACACACCGACCATCTCTACGTGGTCAGCCGGCGTCATCAATACCTCGGCCGCATCGCCCTGGCCGCGCTGCTCACCCACGAGCCCGGCACCGCGATCAACAAGCTGATCGACGACGAACAGCCGGCGATCGACGTCGGCGAAACCGCCGCCGAAGTCGCGCGTCAGTTCTCCGACCACGACTGGATCAGCGCCCCGGTCGTCGACGACAACAACATCCTGCTCGGCCGCATCACCATCGACGACGTCGTCGACATCATTCGCGAGCAGGCCGAACACCAGGCCTTGAGCGCGGCCGGCCTGGACGAGGACGAAGACTTGTTCAGCCCGGTCCGGCGCGCGTTCCGGCGCCGCCTGATCTGGCTGTCGATCAATCTGTGCACGGCCTTCCTGGCCGCCAGCGTGGTCGGCCAGTTCGAGGACAGCATCGCCAAGCTGGTCGCCCTGGCCGCGCTGATGCCGATCGTCGCCGGCATGGGCGGCAACGCCGGCACCCAGGTGCTCGCGCTGATGATCCGCGGCCTCGCCCTGGGCCAGATCGGCGCCTCCAACGTCGGCGTGCTGCTGCGCAAAGAATTGATGGTCGCGTTGATCAACGGCCTGGTGCTCGGCGTCGGCCTGGGCCTGATCGTGCTGGTCTGGTTCCGCCAGCCCGGCTTGTCGCTGGTGATCGGCGCCGCGTTGACCATCAACCTGCTGACCGCCGCCGCGGGCGGCGTGCTGGTGCCGATCACACTCAAGCGGCTCGGCTTCGACCCGGCCCTCGCCGGCGGCGTGATGCTGACCACCCTCACCGACGTGATGGGCTTCCTGAGCTTCCTCGGCCTGGCGACGCTGATCCTGATCCGCTGAAGCGGCCTACGCCAAAAGTTGCGCTGTCTTCTCCTTCCCTGTTCAACAATGCCCTCGCGCGGTGATTGGCGAGTCGACTGGTCAATCGACCGGTATGCAGGAATGCGATATCCAGACTTCGAGCGGCAATGGCTTATCCGGCGCGCCCTTCGGCAGCATCGTCGGCAACTTCAGCAACGGACAGCCCTTGGCGTTGAAAAAGGCGACGACCGATTGCTTCAAGCGCTCCGCATCCGGCTGATCGGAAGGTGAAAAGTACTTAATGTGGCTGGAGTAATCTTTCGCCACGCGCTCGGCGCCGGGTGCGTCGAAATGATCCTTGCTCAAATTCGCCCGCAGGTCGTTGATCAAATCCCGGGACAAGGCACCTCGGAATTGGATGTAGGTCAGACGCGATTGAACCAACTGCGGCGCTACCTTACCCAGCTCTGCGGTGGTAAGGGTAAGCTTTTGCTTCAACTCCTTGCTAACGGTCGCGCCTTCTTTGATGGCGCGGTCGCGATCGCGAAAAGCTTGATCGCGTTCTTTCCTGGCTCTACCGGCTTCGGCCTTGGCCCTATCCCGAAGTGCTTCCGCCTCCCTGGCTTCCTTCTTAATGTTCTCCACGACCAGCTTGCCAGTCTGGAACTGCGTGATGACGGCGACGCTGCCGATTACTCCCACGACAATGCCGGCGATGATCTTCAGCCATTCGGAGGCAATGCCGATACGCAACTGGCGCGGGGCACTGGCGATATCAAACGCTAATTTTTCCGTTTCAGCTCGTGCTTTCTCGATCTGAGCCACCTTGAGCTGATCGTCCAGGCTAACCATCGTCATCGTTTCCCCTCCCCGATCTATCGCACGGCCAAATGTTCTCTGATGGCACCAGAAGCCGGAATGATGATCAACGCGCTTCTAGTCGTTGGAACGCAGGGAGGTTCGGGCAACGGTCATCTCTGGCCAAACCAAGGCAAGCCCGCCGGCTCCGACCCGAAGCCGTCCAGCCCCCGTCCGTCCAGACTGCATCCACGTCAAGTCGGACTGCGGAAAGACGGATCTGCCATCCAAAGCTTGAATCACGCATCGCTCGCCGCCGATGATGCGTCTACCTATAGTGGAGAACGTCGATGCCGCATGGCCGTCCGCTTCGTCTCGCAGTCGCCCTGTTGCTAGGCAGCTCGCTGGTGTTCGGCGCCGCTTGCGCGCCCACCTCTTCTACCCGACCCGACGCCGCCCCCATGTCCGACACCAGAGCGCACGGCCATTTCGTTTCGCGCGAACTCGAACGCGATGGCATCGTCCATCGCTATCAAGTGTTCCTGCCATCGCGCCGCGCCGGCGGCGAACGGCCGGCCTTGATCATGTTCCTGCACGGCTCGGGCGAGCGCGGCGACGACAATCGCAAGCAGGTAGAGGTCGGGCTCGGGCCGGTGGTCCGCTCGCGGCTCGACGAATTTCCCGCGATCGTCGTGTTCCCGCAGATGCATTCGGACCAGGCCGACCTCGAACGCTTCGGCGACACCGCCTTCGCGATCCTCGACGCGGTGCAGGCCGAATTCGGCGGCGACCCGCAGCGGGTGTTGCTGACCGGCCTGTCGCTCGGCGGCTATGCCAGCTTCGAGCTGGCCCTGATGCAACCGGAGCGCTTCGCCGCGGTGGTGCCGATCTGCGGCGGCTTCGACCCGCCGGAAGCGCAGTTCGTCGCGCGCCGCAAAGCGCTGGGCGGCGTGTCCAGCCACGACGAAGCCGCGCGGAAACTGCGCGGCATTCCGTTCTGGGTCTTCCACGGCGCGAAAGACGACGTGGTGTCGGTGGAAAACTCGCGCCAGATGGTCGACGCCTTGAAGC is a window of Lysobacter antibioticus DNA encoding:
- the hpf gene encoding ribosome hibernation-promoting factor, HPF/YfiA family translates to MRIETHGQQLEVTAALRDYVETKLARLQRHFDQPFDVRTQLSLDKPDHRAEATVLIAGRTLHCDAAAIDMYAAIDLLADKLDRLLMKHKSKQVDHHRGESLARNGEFVG
- a CDS encoding HPr family phosphocarrier protein → MIERDLTVSNRLGLHARATAKLVQVLSAFRSNATLTAKGREVNAKSIMGVMLLAAGQGTHVKLRVEGEDESNAADAVIALFDRRFDEDS
- a CDS encoding PTS sugar transporter subunit IIA, which gives rise to MPLYELLSAERVAIVVEPGDRNTVLDVAARMLCDGNASTAFALRASLGERERLASTAIGHGVAIPHARTPLFENSRGAFLRLAQPIDFGAIDGHPVDLVLAMAIPEHHVQQHLQLLAELAERFADNGFLDRLRTAPNVAELSYRLLDHVRRSAA
- the mgtE gene encoding magnesium transporter, with product MAEAVRHDKTARQLRLLSDALDSGRLGPVRRLVNTLSPAEIGNLLESLPPGKRVVVWGLVDPEDDGEVLVHVGEEVRESLLADMDTDEIVAAVEDLDIDDLADLVEDLPDTVIDEVLKSMDRENRERLEQVLSYPEDTAGRLMNPDVVTVRADTTIDVVLRYLRLRGELPEHTDHLYVVSRRHQYLGRIALAALLTHEPGTAINKLIDDEQPAIDVGETAAEVARQFSDHDWISAPVVDDNNILLGRITIDDVVDIIREQAEHQALSAAGLDEDEDLFSPVRRAFRRRLIWLSINLCTAFLAASVVGQFEDSIAKLVALAALMPIVAGMGGNAGTQVLALMIRGLALGQIGASNVGVLLRKELMVALINGLVLGVGLGLIVLVWFRQPGLSLVIGAALTINLLTAAAGGVLVPITLKRLGFDPALAGGVMLTTLTDVMGFLSFLGLATLILIR
- the ptsP gene encoding phosphoenolpyruvate--protein phosphotransferase — encoded protein: MRQEFQGHGASRGSALGRARVRLPHALEVAEERIGHDQVEAELARLHVAIDTVRNEMHTLRDRLHGALAHEVGEFLDLHTLLLDDPELLHGLDELIRSGHYAADYALRLQRDRIASVFEAMDDAYFRSRVDDIDQVIGRIHAALHRRDHDTSGVAGEILVTDNVAPAELAQLQAQGVMAIVTAAGSTLSHSAILARSLHLPLVVGTAQALLKINDGDALVVDGATGTVILEPNAEDLRSHRTRTRELARERKQLHRLRREPTRTLDGVDIKLYANAESREDVAEAHSLGAAGVGLYRTEFLFLQRNELPDEDEQFRVYRDVVLGMTGRMVTIRTLDLGADKADKTGLALRDEPNPALGVRGVRLSLARDGLLETQLRAILRASGYGPVRILVPMVSSAEEMRRVRELLNRVAADLRRQGQEIADDVPLGAMIEVPAAAIALPGYINTIDFLSIGTNDLVQYLLAVDRNNEALSELYTPLHPAVLRVIRDVIRLAQARGKPVAVCGEMAGDANFAPLLLALGLEEFSLHPATLLELRRAIRSLDLSVLRKRAPALLRARDRAGIEAWLRG
- a CDS encoding PTS sugar transporter subunit IIA — its product is MSVGVLLITHSGIGSALVAVANRLLNPLPLRTEALEVPFDADPDALLPLASAALRRVDDGDGVLVLTDLYGASPSNLAARVSRLGTPVRRVSALNLPMLLRVMNYSELELDQLPAIAAAGARNGVILDDA
- a CDS encoding prolyl oligopeptidase family serine peptidase translates to MSDTRAHGHFVSRELERDGIVHRYQVFLPSRRAGGERPALIMFLHGSGERGDDNRKQVEVGLGPVVRSRLDEFPAIVVFPQMHSDQADLERFGDTAFAILDAVQAEFGGDPQRVLLTGLSLGGYASFELALMQPERFAAVVPICGGFDPPEAQFVARRKALGGVSSHDEAARKLRGIPFWVFHGAKDDVVSVENSRQMVDALKRAGAEVRYTEFPEANHNSWDPAYATAALWPWLFAQQK
- the rapZ gene encoding RNase adapter RapZ, which codes for MSNSPFDTASAAESNAFTLVIVSGMSGSGKSVALNTFEDLGFYCVDNLPAELLPQFVQNVIKAEEGMPTKLAVGIDVRNRHSDLANIPEWLSAVGALGADPRLVFFESSDGVLLKRYADTRRRHPLSQFGLALADAISLERQVLKPLRQIADAIVDTSELNVHQLRRHVITEFAMGGDAGMSLLFESFAYRRGVPADADFVFDARGLPNPHWNPALRPLSGRDGGVRDYLEAQADVNLYVEQISQFLDTWLPRLQADSTRSYATIAFGCTGGRHRSVYLAERMAEHARTRGWNEVAVHHRELD
- the hprK gene encoding HPr(Ser) kinase/phosphatase; translated protein: MSKSIRAGELFEQQRERLALRWVAGQRGDGRLVEAVNTVARRPSLAGYLNAIYPNKVQILGTEELTWLDGLDSRLRWETIEKIIQFRPLALVISKDQPCPEDLRIAAEETDTPLWVSPRRGHELLNHLQYHLARALAPQITLHGVFMEIYSIGVLITGESGSGKSELALELVTRGHRLVADDAPEFTQIAPDVLDGTCPDMLQDLLEVRGLGVLNIRQMFGDTAVKNNKYLRLIVHLTKPMSEPLPAGMERLTGDTGIRRVLDLDVPMITLPVMPGRNLAVLTEAATRLHSLRMKGLDPAAAFIARHSNFLERGES